One genomic segment of Synechocystis sp. LKSZ1 includes these proteins:
- the folP gene encoding dihydropteroate synthase produces the protein MTSVLFPWGQRTYVMGILNTTPDSFSDGGQFNTLESALKQAQVMVQAGADMIDIGGQSTRPGAATISLAEELDRTIPVIQALRSHGSVPISIDTTRAAVAEAAVMAGANWVNDVSGGTFDPAMLATVARLQVPLVLMHLRGTPQTMQQLTDYDDLVSEIKQALLQQVQQALALGIRPENLILDPGLGFAKTAAQNITLLKHLPELRDLGFPLLVGPSRKSFIGKLLEQPDPQQRHWGTAAACCRAIAGGADILRVHDVAEMVQVCRVADALWRD, from the coding sequence ATGACATCAGTGCTTTTTCCCTGGGGCCAACGAACCTACGTGATGGGGATTTTGAATACGACCCCCGATAGTTTCAGTGATGGTGGCCAATTTAACACCCTAGAAAGCGCCCTCAAACAGGCCCAGGTAATGGTACAAGCCGGTGCAGACATGATTGACATCGGTGGACAATCTACCCGTCCTGGGGCCGCAACCATTTCCCTCGCGGAAGAATTAGATCGCACCATTCCCGTGATCCAGGCCTTGCGCTCCCATGGTTCGGTGCCGATTTCCATCGATACGACGCGGGCGGCCGTTGCTGAGGCGGCGGTGATGGCCGGGGCCAACTGGGTGAATGATGTTTCGGGGGGGACTTTTGATCCAGCGATGTTGGCCACGGTGGCTCGACTCCAGGTGCCGCTGGTCTTAATGCATCTGCGGGGAACCCCCCAAACCATGCAACAGTTGACGGACTACGACGACTTGGTCAGCGAGATCAAACAGGCCCTGCTCCAGCAGGTACAACAGGCCCTGGCCCTGGGAATTCGGCCCGAAAACTTGATTCTCGACCCAGGCCTGGGCTTTGCTAAGACAGCAGCACAAAATATTACCCTACTCAAGCATCTTCCGGAACTGCGAGACCTGGGCTTTCCCCTTTTGGTTGGCCCTTCTCGGAAAAGTTTTATTGGCAAACTGCTGGAACAGCCCGATCCTCAACAACGCCACTGGGGAACGGCTGCGGCCTGTTGTCGGGCCATTGCTGGGGGCGCGGATATCCTCCGAGTTCATGATGTGGCGGAAATGGTACAGGTCTGTCGGGTCGCCGATGCTCTATGGCGAGATTAG
- a CDS encoding GAF domain-containing SpoIIE family protein phosphatase, with product MSPLSGFNPPPSPADLASPPTPADTSPVLALKELVASLYREQNKIQNLLSSLGFALRSFNNLNQFLELTPLMATRVTDADGSALILFKKRNKISLEQIHGQDRRLTQNIRQAMKSVIQNLNGHPDLASSTSHLDAQIRLALGQMIRLYSTPILVKNEEWGRLYVFSENSQYVWTQTRRKLLQLIADQTAVAIANSELTNELRSKERQDRELEIASEIQERLLPRRCPQIQGLEIAARCRTANRVGGDYYDFIPTNYDQLRPADWDNPHEIDKAVPWSIVIGDVMGKGVPAGLIMTMTRGMLRAEVLNRHSPAQILRHLNRVMFADLENSHRFVTLFYSEYDPKTGVLSYSNAAHNPPLLWQADQQQIQLLDTEGALIGLEADSDYRDAAIDLAPGDVILYYTDGLTDAMNSSGERFDEDNLHRVFQEACQHFDHPQAILDFIFEQVRHFAGPKSNRQDDMTLVVMQVQSSSAEGPDSLN from the coding sequence ATGTCTCCTCTCTCGGGGTTTAATCCACCGCCCTCCCCTGCCGACCTGGCCTCCCCGCCGACGCCCGCTGATACTTCCCCTGTATTGGCCCTCAAGGAGTTGGTGGCCAGTCTCTATCGAGAACAAAATAAAATTCAAAATCTGTTGAGTTCCCTCGGCTTTGCCCTGCGTAGCTTTAATAATCTCAATCAATTTTTGGAACTCACGCCCCTGATGGCCACCCGTGTCACTGATGCCGATGGCAGTGCCCTGATTTTATTTAAAAAAAGGAATAAAATTTCCCTTGAACAAATCCATGGGCAAGACCGGCGCTTAACCCAAAATATTCGCCAGGCCATGAAGTCCGTTATTCAAAATTTGAATGGCCATCCGGATCTAGCCAGCAGTACCAGTCATCTCGATGCACAAATTCGTCTGGCCCTGGGCCAAATGATCCGTCTTTACAGTACACCTATTTTGGTCAAAAACGAAGAATGGGGGCGTTTGTACGTTTTCAGTGAAAATAGTCAATACGTTTGGACGCAAACTCGACGTAAATTACTCCAGCTCATTGCCGACCAGACCGCAGTGGCCATTGCCAATAGTGAATTGACCAACGAGTTGCGCTCGAAGGAACGGCAAGACCGGGAATTGGAAATTGCCTCAGAAATCCAAGAACGACTATTGCCCCGCCGCTGTCCGCAGATCCAGGGCCTAGAAATTGCCGCTCGCTGTCGGACGGCCAATCGGGTCGGCGGGGATTACTACGACTTCATTCCCACTAATTACGACCAGCTACGGCCCGCCGACTGGGACAATCCCCACGAAATTGACAAAGCGGTTCCCTGGAGTATTGTGATCGGCGATGTAATGGGCAAGGGCGTGCCTGCGGGCCTGATTATGACTATGACCCGCGGTATGCTCCGGGCCGAGGTCTTGAATCGCCATAGCCCGGCCCAGATTCTGCGCCATTTGAATCGCGTCATGTTTGCCGATCTGGAAAATTCCCATCGCTTCGTGACCCTGTTTTATTCAGAATATGACCCTAAGACCGGCGTGCTGTCCTACAGTAACGCAGCCCATAATCCGCCTCTGCTCTGGCAAGCCGACCAGCAACAGATTCAACTCTTGGATACAGAAGGGGCCTTGATTGGCCTAGAGGCCGATTCGGATTATCGAGATGCCGCCATTGACCTGGCACCGGGGGATGTCATTCTCTACTACACCGATGGCCTAACCGATGCCATGAATAGCAGTGGCGAACGCTTTGATGAAGACAATTTACACCGCGTCTTTCAAGAAGCCTGTCAGCACTTTGACCATCCCCAGGCCATTCTCGACTTTATTTTTGAGCAAGTCCGTCATTTTGCAGGCCCCAAGAGCAATCGCCAGGACGATATGACCTTGGTGGTGATGCAGGTACAATCTTCCTCTGCAGAAGGCCCTGACAGTCTTAACTAA
- the ribD gene encoding bifunctional diaminohydroxyphosphoribosylaminopyrimidine deaminase/5-amino-6-(5-phosphoribosylamino)uracil reductase RibD, giving the protein MTDTTARDSFWMQRCLSLARQGLGKTAPNPLVGSVIIQDDQVVGEGFHPRAGEPHAEIFALRQAGDHAWRASLYVNLEPCNHYGRTPPCTEAIIQAGISRVVVGMIDPNPLVAGKGIERLRQAGLSVTVGVESSQCQRLNEAFCHRIQHHRPWGILKYAMTLDGKIATTTGHSTWVTGEPARRWVHQTRSYCQAVIVGGNTVRRDNPRLTCHGVAEPNPLRVVLSRSLDLPRQANLWNVSQAPTLVCTQAGNSPEIQACLRDQGVEIVELDALTPDRVMALLYERDCLQVLWECGGQLAAPALATGAIQKLMAFIAPKIIGGTQAPTPVGDLGLTLMTEALPLRDLSYQTLGEDLLIEAYLPAKPGPNG; this is encoded by the coding sequence ATGACTGATACTACCGCCAGGGATTCCTTTTGGATGCAACGTTGTCTGAGCTTAGCTCGGCAGGGCCTGGGTAAAACGGCCCCCAATCCCCTCGTCGGTTCAGTCATTATTCAAGACGATCAAGTGGTGGGGGAAGGCTTTCACCCTCGTGCGGGAGAACCCCATGCGGAAATTTTTGCCCTACGCCAGGCTGGAGACCATGCCTGGAGGGCCAGCCTCTACGTTAATCTAGAGCCCTGTAATCACTACGGTCGTACACCCCCCTGCACCGAGGCCATTATTCAAGCAGGAATCAGTCGGGTCGTGGTGGGCATGATCGACCCCAATCCCTTGGTGGCGGGAAAGGGCATTGAGCGTCTACGCCAGGCGGGTTTGAGCGTCACAGTAGGTGTGGAATCGTCTCAGTGTCAGCGATTAAACGAAGCCTTTTGTCATCGGATTCAGCACCATCGGCCCTGGGGAATTCTCAAGTATGCCATGACCCTCGACGGTAAAATTGCCACAACTACTGGCCATAGCACTTGGGTGACCGGGGAGCCGGCCCGCCGCTGGGTTCACCAAACCCGCAGTTATTGCCAAGCGGTGATTGTGGGAGGAAATACCGTGCGCCGTGATAATCCTCGCCTTACCTGCCATGGGGTTGCCGAGCCGAATCCCCTGCGGGTGGTGCTTAGCCGGAGTCTCGACCTGCCCCGCCAGGCCAACCTCTGGAATGTCTCCCAGGCCCCAACGTTGGTTTGTACTCAAGCGGGAAACTCACCAGAAATCCAGGCTTGCTTACGAGATCAAGGGGTAGAAATTGTCGAACTGGATGCTCTGACCCCCGACCGGGTGATGGCCCTATTGTACGAGCGGGATTGTCTCCAGGTGCTATGGGAATGCGGGGGCCAGTTGGCGGCGCCGGCCCTGGCCACTGGGGCCATTCAGAAACTGATGGCCTTTATCGCCCCGAAAATTATTGGGGGAACTCAGGCTCCGACTCCGGTGGGGGATCTTGGCCTGACGCTAATGACGGAGGCCTTGCCCCTCAGGGATCTGAGCTACCAAACTTTAGGAGAAGATTTGCTGATCGAGGCCTATCTTCCCGCTAAACCAGGCCCCAACGGTTAA
- the lepB gene encoding signal peptidase I, whose amino-acid sequence MSESIASAPKRWKSLRENSLLLLIALVMAFLIRTFVAEPRYIPSDSMLPTLERGDRLVVEKLSYHFHGPRVGEVVVFSPPDSLQNQGYDSHQAFIKRVIATEGETIAVQDGVVYRNREPLSEPYILEAPHYFLPPLVVPDGQLFVMGDNRNNSNDSHVWGFLPCDHVIGHAVFRFFPLNRWGLV is encoded by the coding sequence ATGAGTGAATCAATCGCCTCTGCACCCAAACGGTGGAAATCCCTCCGGGAAAATAGTCTTCTTTTACTTATCGCTTTGGTCATGGCCTTCCTCATCCGTACCTTTGTGGCCGAGCCTCGCTACATCCCCTCGGATTCTATGTTGCCGACTCTAGAGCGGGGAGACCGCCTAGTGGTGGAGAAACTGTCCTACCATTTCCATGGCCCTCGGGTAGGAGAAGTCGTGGTCTTTAGCCCCCCCGATTCCCTACAAAATCAGGGCTACGACAGCCATCAGGCTTTTATTAAACGAGTGATTGCCACGGAGGGAGAAACCATTGCGGTGCAAGACGGCGTTGTTTATCGCAACCGTGAACCCCTGAGCGAACCCTATATCCTAGAGGCTCCCCACTATTTTCTGCCGCCCTTGGTGGTACCAGATGGCCAGCTCTTTGTGATGGGGGATAACCGCAATAACAGTAATGATTCCCATGTCTGGGGCTTTCTTCCCTGCGATCATGTGATTGGCCATGCCGTTTTTCGCTTCTTTCCCCTTAACCGTTGGGGCCTGGTTTAG
- the ctpA gene encoding carboxyl-terminal processing protease CtpA — MKHRKFWLTLLTFFVVLVVSLAPASPALAFSDEQKLILQSWRLVNQSYFDDSFNHQNWWFLREKYIKRPLHNREDAYQAIEEMLATLEEPFTRLLRPEQYRNLQVSTAGELSGVGLQINLNPETGNLEVIAPLAGSPAEAAGIAPHDRILTIDGISTETLSLDEAAARMRGPQGTQVLLTVLPEGATSEKSISLTRQRISLSPVFAQLDTATSQRPVGYIRLSQFSANAPQEVAQAIQDLDQRGAQAYVLDLRNNPGGLLQAGIDIARLWLPDSTIVYTVNRQGIQDSFTAMGNALTNAPLAVLVNQGTASASEILAGALQDNGRALLVGEKTFGKGLIQSLFELADGAGLAITVAKYETPNHKDIHKQGIVPDTVVHQDALTFAQLGSSQDQQYQAALQLLGDNLVLAKAHS, encoded by the coding sequence ATGAAACATCGCAAATTTTGGTTGACACTCCTGACTTTCTTTGTTGTCTTGGTTGTATCGTTGGCCCCGGCATCACCGGCCCTGGCCTTTAGCGATGAACAGAAGCTCATCTTACAATCCTGGCGTTTAGTCAATCAATCCTATTTTGACGATAGTTTTAACCATCAAAATTGGTGGTTTCTCCGAGAAAAGTACATCAAGCGCCCCCTCCATAACCGAGAAGACGCTTATCAGGCCATTGAAGAAATGCTCGCCACCCTGGAGGAGCCCTTTACCCGTCTATTGCGACCGGAGCAGTATCGCAATCTGCAAGTTAGTACAGCCGGGGAATTATCCGGTGTTGGCCTCCAGATCAATCTCAACCCAGAAACGGGAAATTTAGAGGTCATCGCCCCCCTAGCAGGATCTCCCGCTGAAGCGGCTGGTATTGCCCCCCACGACCGGATTTTAACCATCGATGGCATCAGTACAGAAACCCTGAGCTTGGATGAAGCGGCCGCTCGGATGCGAGGCCCCCAGGGAACGCAGGTGTTGCTGACAGTACTCCCAGAGGGGGCCACTAGCGAAAAATCCATTAGCCTAACTCGCCAACGCATTTCCCTTAGTCCTGTGTTTGCCCAACTGGATACGGCAACTTCCCAGCGGCCCGTGGGCTATATTCGCCTGAGTCAATTTAGTGCTAATGCCCCCCAAGAGGTGGCCCAGGCCATTCAAGACCTCGACCAGCGAGGAGCCCAGGCCTACGTCCTCGATCTCCGCAATAATCCCGGTGGCCTACTCCAGGCCGGTATTGATATTGCCCGTCTCTGGCTTCCCGATAGTACCATCGTTTATACTGTCAACCGTCAGGGCATTCAGGATAGCTTTACGGCGATGGGGAATGCTTTAACTAATGCCCCTCTTGCCGTACTAGTAAACCAAGGTACAGCAAGCGCTAGCGAAATCCTGGCAGGGGCTCTCCAGGACAATGGCCGAGCTTTGTTGGTAGGAGAGAAGACCTTTGGCAAAGGCCTGATTCAATCCCTTTTTGAACTAGCCGACGGAGCTGGCCTAGCGATTACCGTGGCCAAGTACGAAACCCCCAACCATAAGGACATTCACAAACAGGGTATTGTCCCCGATACCGTGGTGCATCAAGACGCTCTGACCTTTGCACAACTCGGTTCTTCCCAGGATCAGCAATACCAAGCGGCCCTCCAGCTTTTAGGTGATAACCTCGTTTTGGCTAAGGCCCATTCCTAG
- the lpxB gene encoding lipid-A-disaccharide synthase, with the protein MRILISTGEVSGDLQGSLLVQALRQQASQQGLELDLVALGGERMAEAGAHLLANTAAIGSVGLTESLRFILPTWQIQQRIKRYLHQNPVDGLILIDYMGPNLAIGAYVRRQWPNLPILYYIAPQAWIWSPTGRETQQILNVTDRLLAIFPGEAEFFAEQGLPVTWVGHPLLDRIAQAPSRAEARQQLGFSPEQLVVTLLPASRVQELQSLLPVICAAAQKLQGQFPQIQFCLPISLPAYRDRISAAVQEYGLNVRLLEGQTLAAIASADLAITKSGTVNLEIALLNVPQVVLYRVSPLTMWVARRVLKFDLPFVSPPNIVMNQAIVPELLQEAATPERIFAEALALLQNSDRRQETLAHYQALRQALGTEGVCQRAAQEILAYITTRSSAT; encoded by the coding sequence ATGCGGATTTTAATCAGTACCGGCGAAGTGTCCGGGGACTTGCAGGGGTCTTTGTTGGTACAGGCTCTGCGGCAACAGGCCAGTCAACAGGGCCTGGAGCTCGACCTTGTGGCCCTCGGTGGGGAGCGGATGGCAGAAGCGGGAGCCCATCTCTTGGCCAATACTGCCGCCATTGGTTCCGTGGGCCTGACCGAGTCCCTGCGTTTTATTCTCCCGACCTGGCAAATTCAACAGCGCATTAAGCGTTATCTCCACCAAAACCCCGTGGATGGGCTGATTCTAATTGACTACATGGGGCCGAATTTGGCGATTGGGGCCTACGTCCGTCGCCAGTGGCCCAATTTACCGATTCTTTACTACATTGCCCCCCAGGCCTGGATCTGGTCGCCCACGGGCCGAGAAACCCAACAGATTCTTAACGTAACGGATCGCTTATTGGCCATTTTCCCCGGAGAGGCCGAGTTTTTTGCTGAACAGGGCCTGCCCGTGACCTGGGTCGGCCATCCCCTTCTAGACCGCATTGCCCAGGCTCCAAGCCGCGCCGAAGCTCGCCAGCAATTAGGCTTTTCACCCGAGCAGTTGGTGGTGACACTCCTGCCGGCTTCTCGAGTTCAAGAACTGCAATCCCTCCTACCGGTAATCTGTGCCGCCGCCCAAAAACTCCAGGGCCAATTCCCCCAGATTCAGTTTTGTTTGCCCATTTCTCTCCCAGCCTACCGTGACCGCATTAGCGCCGCGGTGCAGGAATATGGCCTCAACGTCCGCCTGTTGGAGGGCCAAACCTTGGCAGCCATTGCCAGTGCCGATCTGGCCATCACCAAATCGGGAACCGTTAATCTTGAAATTGCTCTGCTCAATGTTCCCCAGGTGGTTCTTTATCGGGTGAGTCCCCTAACCATGTGGGTGGCCCGTCGCGTCCTCAAATTTGACCTCCCCTTTGTCTCTCCCCCGAACATTGTGATGAATCAGGCCATTGTGCCGGAATTGCTCCAAGAGGCCGCCACCCCCGAGCGTATTTTTGCCGAGGCCCTGGCCCTACTCCAAAATTCTGATCGTCGCCAGGAAACCCTGGCTCATTACCAGGCCCTGCGCCAGGCCCTGGGGACAGAGGGAGTGTGTCAACGGGCCGCCCAGGAAATTCTGGCCTATATCACCACGAGAAGCTCCGCGACCTAG
- the purB gene encoding adenylosuccinate lyase: MIERYTLPAMGNLWTDAYKLKTWLDVEIAVCEAQAELGQIPPEALAEIKAKANFDPQRVLEIEAEVRHDVIAFLTNVNEYVGDAGRYIHLGLTSSDVLDTALALQLVASLDLILEQLEDLVQALRYQAQQHRYTVMVGRSHGIHAEPITFGFKLAGWLAEVLRNRERLVRLRQTIAVGKISGAVGTYANVDPRIEAIACQKLGLEPDTASTQVISRDRHAEYLQQLALLGATLERFAVEIRNLQRTDVLEVEEYFAKGQKGSSAMPHKRNPIRSERLTGMARLLRGYAMAALENVALWHERDISHSSVERVALPDSCILTHFMLKETTDLVQNLLVYPDNMKRNMNVYGGVIFSQKVLLALVEKGLSREEAYRLVQGCAHQAWNTEGGNFEQLIRQEPQVTQYLSDAEISHCFDPQQHLKNLEQIYQRLDI; the protein is encoded by the coding sequence GTGATTGAACGCTATACTCTGCCTGCAATGGGCAATCTCTGGACGGACGCTTATAAACTCAAAACCTGGCTAGATGTCGAAATTGCGGTCTGTGAAGCCCAGGCGGAGTTAGGCCAGATTCCCCCAGAGGCCCTGGCGGAGATTAAAGCCAAAGCCAATTTTGACCCCCAGCGTGTTCTGGAAATCGAAGCAGAGGTACGCCACGATGTTATTGCTTTTCTCACCAACGTCAATGAGTATGTCGGCGATGCTGGCCGCTACATTCACCTGGGACTAACTAGCTCGGACGTTCTGGATACGGCCCTGGCCCTACAATTAGTGGCTAGTTTAGATCTCATCCTAGAACAACTGGAAGATTTGGTTCAGGCCCTGCGCTATCAGGCCCAGCAACACCGCTACACCGTTATGGTGGGCCGCTCCCACGGTATTCATGCTGAACCCATCACCTTTGGCTTTAAACTGGCGGGTTGGCTGGCGGAAGTCCTCCGTAATCGGGAACGACTGGTACGTCTGCGCCAGACTATCGCCGTGGGCAAAATTTCCGGGGCCGTTGGTACCTACGCCAATGTTGACCCCCGCATTGAAGCCATTGCTTGCCAAAAATTAGGTCTAGAGCCGGATACCGCCTCTACACAAGTCATTTCCCGTGACCGTCATGCCGAATATCTGCAACAGTTGGCCCTGCTGGGGGCCACCCTAGAACGCTTTGCGGTGGAAATTCGTAACCTCCAGCGCACCGATGTCCTAGAAGTTGAGGAATACTTCGCCAAGGGGCAGAAAGGTTCTTCGGCCATGCCCCACAAGCGCAACCCCATCCGCTCGGAACGCTTAACGGGAATGGCCCGGTTGCTCCGGGGCTATGCCATGGCGGCCTTGGAAAATGTGGCCCTCTGGCACGAACGGGATATTTCCCATAGTTCCGTCGAACGAGTGGCCCTGCCCGATAGCTGTATTTTGACGCACTTTATGCTCAAGGAAACCACGGATTTAGTCCAAAATCTGTTGGTCTATCCTGATAACATGAAGCGCAATATGAATGTCTATGGTGGGGTGATTTTTAGTCAAAAAGTGCTACTGGCCCTGGTGGAAAAAGGCCTGAGTCGGGAAGAGGCCTATCGTTTGGTACAAGGCTGTGCCCACCAGGCCTGGAATACAGAAGGTGGCAATTTTGAGCAATTAATTCGTCAAGAGCCTCAGGTGACGCAATATCTTTCCGATGCCGAAATTAGTCACTGTTTTGACCCCCAACAACACCTCAAAAATTTAGAGCAAATTTATCAACGTCTGGACATTTAA
- a CDS encoding TRAP transporter substrate-binding protein, with protein sequence MKRRTLLSQTGLALGTTAGLVACTKKTGVSTAQNSSLPKLRWRMVTSWPKSLETIFGEAENFCRRVGEMTGGNFTITAYAAGEIVPGLEVLDAVQNGTVECGHTASYYYIGKNAALGFACAMPFGLTAQQQNAWLYYGGGLEAIQKVYSDFNIINFPAGNTGAQMGGWFKQPINNLTDLKGLKMRIPGQGGQVMAELGVNVQVLPGSEIFIALDRGTIDAAEWVGPFDDEKLGLNKAAKYYYYPGWWEPGPTLDLLINKAMWAKLPKEYQAIIMTAAREANLNMLAQYDRLNAQSLQKLVSGGTQLQAYSPEILQAAQKASQALLESNASKDATFKAVYEPWQAFRQQIRAWNRINELSYANFVER encoded by the coding sequence ATGAAACGCCGTACTCTTCTGTCTCAAACGGGCCTGGCCCTGGGAACTACCGCCGGCCTGGTCGCCTGCACGAAAAAAACTGGGGTTTCAACGGCCCAAAATAGTAGTTTACCTAAACTGCGTTGGCGCATGGTCACCAGTTGGCCCAAATCCCTGGAAACCATTTTTGGGGAAGCGGAAAATTTTTGTCGGCGGGTGGGGGAAATGACCGGTGGAAATTTTACGATTACGGCCTATGCGGCTGGGGAAATTGTGCCGGGGCTGGAAGTCCTTGATGCTGTCCAAAATGGTACGGTGGAATGTGGCCATACGGCAAGTTACTACTATATCGGCAAAAATGCAGCCTTGGGCTTTGCCTGTGCCATGCCCTTTGGTCTGACGGCCCAACAACAAAATGCCTGGCTCTACTACGGTGGGGGCCTGGAGGCCATTCAGAAAGTTTACAGCGACTTTAATATCATTAATTTCCCCGCGGGGAATACTGGAGCCCAGATGGGGGGCTGGTTTAAGCAACCGATTAATAACTTAACAGATCTTAAGGGACTGAAAATGAGGATTCCCGGCCAAGGGGGCCAGGTGATGGCAGAGCTGGGAGTGAATGTGCAGGTCTTGCCGGGCAGTGAGATTTTTATCGCCCTCGACCGGGGCACCATTGATGCGGCGGAATGGGTCGGCCCCTTTGATGATGAAAAACTGGGACTGAATAAAGCGGCTAAATACTACTACTATCCCGGTTGGTGGGAACCCGGCCCGACCCTGGATCTCCTCATTAACAAAGCCATGTGGGCCAAGTTGCCGAAGGAGTACCAGGCGATTATCATGACCGCCGCCCGTGAGGCCAACCTGAATATGCTGGCCCAGTACGATCGACTTAATGCCCAAAGCCTACAAAAATTGGTCAGTGGTGGCACTCAGTTACAGGCCTATAGCCCCGAGATCCTCCAGGCGGCCCAGAAAGCCTCCCAGGCCTTGTTAGAAAGCAATGCCAGCAAAGATGCGACCTTTAAGGCGGTTTATGAACCGTGGCAGGCCTTTCGGCAACAAATCCGGGCCTGGAACCGCATCAATGAACTCAGCTACGCCAACTTTGTGGAGCGCTAG
- a CDS encoding GerMN domain-containing protein, with product MNDKKSFQALTWFAGGALAVLLAGTIMAWFGVRNLPPSVPLQPSPIVTIPGPGQAQLYWLRDAGNRLELVASPVALEPGLTAEQKLQRAFNEQLSNPATPANTSNAIPPGTRLLALTIKPDGVHLDLSGEFSQGGGSTAMIGRLAQVVYTATSLDPDAALWINVNGKPLELLGGEGLMVDQPMTRKIMMESLSAGEP from the coding sequence ATGAATGACAAAAAATCCTTTCAGGCCTTGACTTGGTTTGCCGGAGGGGCCTTGGCCGTGCTTTTGGCGGGGACGATCATGGCCTGGTTTGGGGTTCGCAATCTGCCCCCGTCCGTGCCCCTACAGCCCTCCCCCATTGTCACGATTCCCGGCCCGGGCCAAGCCCAACTCTATTGGCTGAGGGACGCTGGCAATCGCCTAGAACTGGTGGCGAGTCCGGTAGCCCTTGAACCGGGTCTGACGGCAGAACAAAAACTCCAGCGGGCCTTTAATGAACAACTCTCCAATCCGGCCACACCGGCCAACACAAGCAACGCCATTCCTCCTGGTACCCGACTGCTGGCCTTAACCATTAAACCCGACGGCGTTCATCTTGACCTTTCCGGTGAATTCAGCCAAGGGGGGGGCAGTACTGCCATGATCGGCCGATTAGCCCAGGTAGTTTACACTGCCACTAGTCTCGACCCCGATGCGGCCCTGTGGATTAACGTCAATGGCAAACCCCTCGAGCTATTAGGAGGAGAGGGCCTGATGGTAGACCAACCCATGACCCGCAAAATTATGATGGAAAGTCTGTCGGCAGGAGAGCCCTAG
- a CDS encoding NAD(P)H-binding protein — translation MKVLVAGATGETGRRVVSILLEQGIAVRAMVRHYDSGKALLPAGTEIVVGDVLQPETLKVAVADCTAVICATGARPSLDVAGPFKVDYWGTRNLVDVCKSQGIEQFVLVSSLCVSQFFHPLNLFGLILFWKQQGENYLRQSGLTYTIVRPGGLKNEDNTEAIVMASADTLFEGRIPRQKVAQICVEALLQPNARNKVVEIICQATAPVQTAEALFAQVSV, via the coding sequence ATGAAAGTTTTAGTCGCCGGTGCAACGGGAGAAACGGGTCGTCGCGTCGTCAGTATCCTGCTGGAACAGGGTATTGCTGTCCGGGCCATGGTGCGCCATTACGATAGTGGCAAGGCCTTGTTACCCGCCGGAACCGAAATTGTGGTGGGGGATGTCCTCCAACCCGAGACGTTGAAGGTCGCCGTTGCCGACTGTACCGCCGTCATTTGTGCCACGGGGGCCAGACCCAGTTTAGATGTGGCCGGCCCCTTTAAGGTGGATTACTGGGGAACCCGTAATCTGGTGGATGTCTGTAAAAGCCAGGGGATTGAGCAGTTTGTGTTAGTGTCATCCCTTTGTGTTTCCCAGTTCTTCCACCCCCTCAATCTGTTTGGGCTAATTTTGTTCTGGAAACAGCAAGGAGAAAATTACCTGCGCCAGAGTGGCCTAACCTACACGATTGTTCGACCAGGGGGCCTTAAAAATGAAGATAATACGGAAGCGATTGTGATGGCATCCGCAGATACGCTGTTTGAAGGGCGCATTCCTCGTCAAAAAGTGGCCCAAATTTGCGTAGAAGCTCTCTTGCAACCCAACGCCCGCAATAAAGTCGTAGAAATTATCTGCCAAGCCACCGCCCCGGTTCAAACCGCTGAGGCCCTATTTGCCCAAGTCTCTGTCTAG